A region from the Prevotella melaninogenica genome encodes:
- a CDS encoding DUF308 domain-containing protein has translation MKVLQISAIRAIIVLVTGFLLVKYREETMTWMTITVGVLFLLSGLVSCIAYYFEKEKVARKTAKAEQQDEQQEEENLKSPSFPIAGIGSIVLGIILAVIPNTFMTGVVYILAALLILGAINQFMNLARSRQYARVPFYLWLFPTVILVVAILLISKPMEAAALPLLVIGWAFMYYGVLEFALIIRMYLVRRAFEKAEDAKIVTGNKLVTDDIEDAEIVEE, from the coding sequence ATGAAAGTACTTCAAATTTCAGCCATAAGGGCTATTATCGTATTAGTGACTGGTTTCCTCCTCGTGAAATACCGTGAGGAAACTATGACGTGGATGACCATCACTGTGGGTGTACTCTTCCTGCTCTCAGGACTCGTTTCTTGTATCGCTTACTACTTTGAAAAGGAGAAAGTGGCGAGGAAAACTGCGAAAGCAGAACAGCAAGATGAGCAACAAGAAGAAGAAAATCTCAAGTCGCCTTCTTTCCCTATCGCTGGTATCGGTAGCATAGTTTTGGGTATCATCCTTGCCGTTATACCAAACACGTTCATGACTGGGGTAGTTTATATCCTTGCAGCCTTGCTAATTCTCGGTGCTATTAATCAGTTTATGAACCTCGCTCGTTCACGCCAGTACGCTCGCGTTCCTTTCTATCTATGGCTCTTCCCAACCGTAATCTTGGTAGTAGCCATTCTGCTAATCAGCAAACCAATGGAGGCAGCAGCGCTTCCGCTGTTGGTGATTGGATGGGCATTCATGTACTATGGAGTCTTGGAATTCGCCTTGATTATCCGCATGTATCTTGTTCGCAGAGCTTTTGAAAAGGCTGAAGATGCGAAGATTGTAACTGGCAACAAGTTGGTTACAGACGATATTGAGGATGCTGAGATAGTAGAGGAATAA
- a CDS encoding methylated-DNA--[protein]-cysteine S-methyltransferase produces MHYCRYPSPLGILLIGESGNAIVYCQWEDSVDEQFIATWEEDKEQQNALLTLACRQLTEYFAGKRKAFDLPIRLNGTPFQQIVWKSLQQIPYGETLSYTGLARQIGREKAARAVGNANHHNPLMIIIPCHRVVASNGEISGYAGGIARKAWLLEKEKENE; encoded by the coding sequence ATGCACTACTGTCGCTACCCTTCTCCCCTCGGCATTCTATTGATTGGCGAGAGCGGAAATGCTATCGTTTATTGTCAATGGGAAGATTCCGTCGATGAACAATTCATTGCCACATGGGAGGAAGACAAAGAACAGCAAAACGCATTGCTGACTTTGGCTTGCCGCCAGTTGACAGAATATTTCGCTGGAAAGCGCAAGGCTTTCGACCTCCCCATACGATTAAACGGTACTCCCTTTCAGCAAATTGTATGGAAGAGTTTGCAGCAAATCCCATACGGAGAAACTCTTTCTTACACTGGATTAGCAAGGCAGATAGGTCGAGAAAAAGCCGCCCGTGCTGTGGGTAATGCTAATCATCATAACCCACTAATGATCATCATTCCCTGCCATAGAGTTGTGGCAAGCAATGGAGAAATTAGTGGATATGCTGGTGGAATAGCCCGAAAAGCTTGGTTATTAGAAAAAGAAAAGGAGAACGAATAG
- a CDS encoding carbohydrate-binding family 9-like protein yields MKQLEVKRLECQQVKAVDIPALFKDNGVSYNKIDTVDWAAEYPYCPSVEFAIAHKGDAILLHYRVEEDCVRAEAGTDLGPVWQDSCCEFFCSPDEEGGYYNLESNCIGTVLLCNGQGRENRTHAPAAALEQIDRWASLGREPFEMREGRQTWELTLVVPVSSYFRHTIENLSGKTIRANFYKCGDKTSQPHFLSWNPIALPSPDFHCPAFFGELNFE; encoded by the coding sequence ATGAAACAACTCGAAGTAAAACGTTTGGAGTGTCAGCAGGTGAAAGCTGTTGACATTCCTGCTCTTTTCAAGGATAATGGTGTATCTTACAATAAGATAGATACCGTCGATTGGGCAGCAGAATATCCTTATTGTCCAAGTGTAGAGTTTGCCATTGCCCATAAAGGTGATGCCATTCTGTTGCATTATCGGGTAGAGGAAGACTGTGTGCGTGCTGAGGCAGGCACTGATTTAGGTCCTGTTTGGCAAGACTCCTGCTGTGAGTTCTTCTGCAGCCCTGATGAAGAAGGAGGCTATTACAACCTTGAAAGCAACTGTATCGGTACGGTATTGCTATGCAATGGACAGGGACGAGAGAATCGTACTCATGCCCCAGCAGCAGCCTTAGAGCAGATTGATCGCTGGGCATCTTTGGGCCGTGAGCCTTTCGAGATGAGAGAGGGACGACAGACATGGGAACTCACACTCGTTGTTCCTGTTAGTTCTTACTTCCGTCATACAATAGAGAATCTCTCTGGAAAGACCATAAGAGCTAATTTCTATAAGTGTGGTGACAAGACATCGCAACCTCATTTCCTCTCATGGAATCCAATTGCCTTGCCTTCTCCCGACTTCCATTGCCCTGCTTTCTTCGGTGAATTGAACTTTGAATAA
- a CDS encoding phosphotransferase enzyme family protein produces the protein MPNFNDVVSQFRIEGTVENVSPIGNGLINETLRVSTVDANTPDYILQRINNAIFTDVDLLQHNIEFVTDHIRHKLVEKGEIDIERKCLRFVQAKDGKTYYKDADDRYWRMSVFIPNAVTKEEVNPESAFCCGETFGNFQNMLVDLKEPLGETIPDFHNMELRLRQLREAVSADKAGRVASVKDILAELERDADEMCLAERLYREGTLPKRICHCDTKVNNMMFDKDGKVLCVIDLDTVMPSFIFSDYGDFLRTGANHVAEDSDNYDAVGLKEDVFCSFTEGYLSTAGNFLTPVETSHLPYAVALFPYMQCVRFLADYINGDVYFKTKYAEHNLVRSRNQLLLYRDVRRHDQMMADFVKKTLKQ, from the coding sequence ATGCCTAATTTTAATGATGTTGTATCACAGTTCCGTATTGAGGGAACTGTTGAGAATGTAAGTCCAATCGGTAATGGACTGATCAATGAAACACTGCGTGTATCAACGGTAGATGCTAATACGCCTGATTATATCTTACAGCGTATTAACAACGCCATATTCACTGATGTAGACCTTTTGCAGCATAATATCGAGTTTGTAACAGACCATATCCGCCACAAGTTGGTAGAGAAGGGTGAGATAGATATTGAGCGTAAGTGTCTGCGTTTCGTACAGGCTAAGGACGGTAAGACCTACTACAAGGATGCTGACGATCGCTACTGGCGTATGAGTGTGTTCATTCCTAATGCTGTTACCAAAGAGGAAGTAAACCCAGAGAGCGCATTCTGCTGTGGTGAAACCTTCGGTAACTTCCAGAATATGTTGGTTGATCTGAAGGAACCATTGGGAGAAACCATCCCTGACTTCCATAACATGGAACTTCGTCTGCGCCAGTTGCGTGAGGCTGTTAGTGCTGATAAGGCTGGTCGAGTGGCTTCTGTGAAAGATATCCTTGCTGAGTTAGAGCGTGATGCAGACGAGATGTGTCTTGCTGAACGCCTCTATCGTGAGGGTACACTGCCTAAGCGTATCTGTCATTGTGATACAAAGGTGAACAATATGATGTTTGATAAGGATGGTAAAGTGCTCTGTGTTATCGACCTTGACACTGTAATGCCAAGCTTTATCTTCTCTGATTATGGCGACTTCTTGCGCACTGGTGCAAACCATGTGGCTGAGGATAGCGATAATTATGATGCTGTCGGACTGAAAGAAGATGTCTTCTGCTCATTCACAGAAGGCTATCTCAGTACGGCAGGCAACTTCCTTACCCCTGTAGAGACAAGTCACTTGCCATACGCAGTAGCACTCTTCCCATATATGCAGTGTGTTCGTTTCCTTGCTGATTACATCAATGGAGACGTTTATTTCAAGACAAAGTATGCTGAGCACAACCTCGTTCGCTCACGCAATCAGCTCTTACTCTATCGTGACGTACGTCGTCATGACCAGATGATGGCTGACTTTGTGAAGAAGACTTTGAAACAATGA
- a CDS encoding GH92 family glycosyl hydrolase translates to MKKRFLTLMAFAVTSLLAFAQDYTQYVDPFIGTGGHGHVFLGANVPFGNIQAGPTQKKQGWDWCSGYHYSDSTVIGFGQMHLSGTGIGDLGDVSLLPVTNPTQREVKFSHRAEHVRPGYYSVMLASGVRVELTATQRVAFHRYAFPADAAKGYVILNLSQGIGWDKMTSCNFKQESTKTVSGYRMSQGWAKDQRVYFVAEFSQPVKLESNERDTIGVFSVDNAEQPLLVKVGISAVSVENARLNIQKELSGWDFRNTVALAKDEWNRELSKIAIKTEDERARKIFYTAMYHSMIAPSVFNDVNGEYRGADGKTHKGDFTNYTTFSLWDTYRAAHPLMTIIHPEKQRDIAQTMLHIFKEQGKLPVWHLVGNETDCMIGNPGVPVLVDIALKGYDVDKNAVFEAAKASAMLDERGMGLLKKYGYIPCDLDPEHETVAKGLEYALADACIAKLAKQLGKTADYKYFSKRSQSYRDFYFDRKTKFMRGVTSDRKFREPFDPFSTVHRQDDYAEGNAWQYVWLVPHDVHGLVSAFGGEKPFVSKLDSLFIVNGDMGAEASPDITGLIGQYAHGNEPSHHILYMYNYVGQPWKAADKIRYVLKNLYHDDFDGLSGNEDVGQMSAWYILSALGMYQVEPAGGKYIFGTPLFDEASVNVGDGKTFRVVAHNNSDKNIYIQSAKLNGKPYTRSYIDFKDIKRGGTLEFVMGNKPSQFGVKPADRP, encoded by the coding sequence ATGAAAAAAAGGTTCTTAACTTTAATGGCGTTTGCTGTTACCAGTCTTTTAGCCTTTGCGCAGGACTATACGCAGTATGTAGACCCATTTATTGGAACGGGCGGACACGGACATGTGTTCCTTGGTGCAAATGTTCCATTCGGTAATATTCAGGCTGGTCCAACACAGAAGAAGCAGGGTTGGGACTGGTGTTCTGGTTATCATTACAGCGACTCAACGGTTATCGGTTTCGGACAGATGCACCTTAGCGGTACGGGTATTGGTGATTTGGGTGACGTTTCACTCCTTCCTGTTACCAATCCAACACAGCGTGAGGTGAAATTCTCGCATCGTGCGGAGCATGTTCGCCCGGGCTATTATTCAGTGATGTTGGCTTCTGGTGTTCGTGTAGAGTTGACTGCAACTCAGCGTGTGGCTTTCCATCGTTACGCTTTCCCTGCTGATGCAGCGAAGGGTTACGTTATATTGAACCTTTCTCAGGGTATCGGTTGGGACAAGATGACTTCTTGCAACTTCAAGCAGGAGTCGACTAAGACCGTTAGCGGTTACCGTATGTCACAAGGATGGGCTAAGGACCAGCGCGTTTACTTTGTTGCTGAGTTCTCACAGCCTGTTAAGTTGGAGTCAAATGAGCGTGATACAATCGGTGTCTTTTCTGTTGACAATGCTGAGCAGCCACTTCTTGTAAAGGTAGGTATCTCTGCAGTGAGTGTTGAGAACGCTCGATTGAATATCCAGAAGGAACTTTCAGGCTGGGACTTCCGTAATACTGTTGCTTTGGCGAAGGATGAGTGGAACCGTGAATTGAGTAAGATTGCTATCAAGACAGAGGATGAGCGTGCAAGAAAGATATTCTATACAGCAATGTATCACTCAATGATTGCACCTTCTGTCTTCAATGATGTAAACGGTGAATATCGTGGTGCAGACGGCAAGACTCATAAAGGTGACTTTACAAATTATACTACCTTCTCACTTTGGGATACCTATCGTGCTGCACATCCATTGATGACAATCATTCATCCAGAGAAGCAGCGCGACATCGCACAGACCATGCTTCATATCTTTAAGGAGCAGGGTAAGTTGCCTGTATGGCACCTTGTGGGCAATGAAACCGACTGTATGATTGGTAATCCGGGCGTTCCTGTGCTTGTTGATATTGCACTGAAAGGCTATGATGTAGATAAGAATGCAGTCTTTGAGGCTGCTAAGGCTTCTGCAATGCTTGATGAGCGTGGTATGGGATTATTGAAGAAGTATGGTTATATTCCTTGTGATCTCGATCCAGAGCATGAGACAGTTGCAAAGGGATTGGAGTATGCTTTGGCTGATGCTTGTATAGCAAAACTTGCAAAGCAGTTGGGTAAGACCGCTGATTACAAGTACTTCTCTAAGCGCAGCCAGTCATATCGTGACTTCTACTTCGACAGGAAAACGAAGTTTATGCGTGGTGTAACATCTGATCGTAAGTTCCGTGAACCATTTGATCCATTCAGCACTGTACACCGTCAGGACGACTATGCTGAGGGTAATGCATGGCAGTATGTGTGGCTTGTTCCACACGATGTGCATGGTCTTGTTTCTGCCTTCGGTGGTGAGAAACCATTTGTTTCAAAGCTTGATTCCCTCTTCATCGTCAATGGTGACATGGGAGCAGAGGCCTCACCAGACATTACGGGTCTGATTGGTCAGTACGCACACGGTAATGAGCCAAGCCATCATATCCTTTATATGTACAACTATGTGGGTCAGCCTTGGAAGGCAGCGGATAAGATTCGCTATGTACTCAAGAACTTGTATCACGACGACTTCGATGGTTTGAGTGGTAACGAGGATGTGGGTCAGATGTCTGCATGGTACATTCTTTCAGCTCTTGGTATGTATCAGGTTGAGCCAGCAGGAGGCAAGTATATCTTCGGTACACCGCTCTTCGATGAGGCTTCGGTGAACGTTGGAGATGGTAAGACATTCCGTGTTGTGGCACATAACAACAGCGATAAGAATATTTATATTCAGAGTGCTAAGTTGAATGGTAAGCCTTATACCCGTTCTTACATTGACTTCAAGGACATCAAACGTGGTGGAACACTTGAGTTTGTAATGGGTAACAAGCCTTCTCAGTTTGGTGTAAAACCTGCTGACAGACCCTAA
- a CDS encoding glycoside hydrolase family 20 protein, with amino-acid sequence MRKKVLLSAVFLLFATAVSMPVAAQNIIPQPENISLLKGHFKLNKGTKIVTNLTGSDFKVLNQYTSEVLKHPLAYAKNPSQQGVFRLICKGTAQQAAQAMDSVRLQGYELEVAPTGITIQALTPTGLFYGLQTIRQLEKDGQIACVKVKDAPRFAYRGLMIDCSRHFWTKDFLKKQIDAMAYFKLDRFHWHLTDGGGWRMEVKKYPRLTDEGSYRTQSDWTKWWMDNDRKYCHKDTSGAYGGYYTQEDIKDIVRYAASRHIEVIPEIEMPGHSDEVVYAYPEISCTGKPYTQSDFCVGKEATYTFMENVLKETMALFPSKYIHIGGDEAERRTWKTCPDCQKMMKENNLKDVAELQSHFTHRMEVFLNSHGRKLLGWDEIMEGKLAPNAAVMSWRGTEAGIEAATSKHHVVMAPQQFYYLNMYQDNPMEQPKAQGGYTRLDKTYNYEPIPAEYKGSNLEKYMDGVQACVWTEFIAEPSHLEYMLYPRLLALAETGWTKNRTGYDNFRKRAVVNVDRLKRAGYNAFDLSKEKGSRMESRSMTQHEALNKPVTYLGRYAEKYRAEGDSTLTNGLRGDWGYLEGRWQGFIDSTGVDVVVDMGQITDIRDVRVDFMHLYESVIYTPETIELMVSDDGKNFKTIDTVSPGIKASEDYLVYPYKWKGDVKGRYVRVKALSREKDAWIFTDEIIVNEK; translated from the coding sequence ATGAGAAAAAAAGTTCTTTTGAGTGCAGTTTTCCTGTTGTTTGCAACAGCTGTTTCTATGCCTGTTGCAGCTCAAAACATCATCCCACAACCTGAGAATATCAGCCTTCTGAAAGGTCACTTCAAGCTGAATAAGGGTACGAAGATTGTGACCAATCTAACAGGTAGTGACTTTAAGGTGTTGAATCAGTACACTTCTGAGGTGTTGAAGCATCCATTAGCATACGCAAAGAATCCTTCTCAACAAGGCGTCTTCCGCTTGATTTGCAAGGGAACAGCCCAGCAGGCTGCGCAGGCAATGGACAGTGTTCGTCTGCAAGGTTATGAGTTGGAGGTTGCACCAACGGGTATTACTATTCAGGCATTGACTCCGACGGGCTTGTTCTATGGTTTGCAGACTATTCGCCAGCTCGAAAAGGATGGTCAGATAGCCTGTGTAAAGGTGAAGGACGCCCCTCGTTTCGCTTATCGTGGTTTGATGATAGACTGCTCTCGTCACTTCTGGACAAAGGACTTCTTGAAGAAGCAGATTGATGCGATGGCTTATTTCAAACTCGACCGCTTCCACTGGCATCTCACTGATGGTGGTGGATGGCGCATGGAGGTGAAGAAATACCCTCGCTTGACAGATGAAGGCTCTTATCGAACGCAGTCAGATTGGACAAAGTGGTGGATGGATAATGACCGTAAGTATTGTCATAAAGATACATCGGGAGCCTACGGTGGTTATTACACACAGGAAGATATCAAGGATATCGTGCGCTATGCAGCATCTCGCCACATTGAGGTAATCCCAGAGATTGAGATGCCCGGTCATAGTGATGAGGTGGTTTATGCTTACCCAGAGATATCATGTACAGGCAAGCCTTACACGCAGTCAGACTTCTGTGTAGGTAAGGAGGCAACCTATACCTTCATGGAGAACGTGTTGAAAGAGACAATGGCGCTCTTCCCTTCTAAGTATATCCACATCGGAGGAGACGAGGCAGAACGCCGCACATGGAAGACTTGTCCTGATTGTCAGAAGATGATGAAGGAGAACAACTTGAAGGATGTAGCCGAGTTGCAGAGCCATTTCACCCATCGTATGGAAGTGTTCTTGAATAGCCACGGACGTAAACTCCTTGGTTGGGATGAGATTATGGAAGGAAAACTGGCTCCTAACGCAGCTGTGATGTCATGGCGTGGAACAGAGGCTGGTATTGAGGCTGCAACAAGTAAGCATCATGTTGTGATGGCTCCGCAGCAGTTCTATTATCTGAATATGTATCAGGACAATCCGATGGAACAGCCAAAGGCACAGGGCGGTTATACTCGTTTGGATAAGACGTATAACTATGAGCCAATCCCAGCAGAGTATAAAGGAAGCAATCTTGAGAAATATATGGATGGTGTTCAGGCGTGTGTATGGACCGAGTTCATTGCAGAGCCAAGCCATTTAGAGTATATGCTTTATCCTCGTCTGTTGGCTTTGGCAGAGACAGGTTGGACAAAGAATCGCACAGGTTATGACAACTTCCGTAAGAGAGCAGTCGTAAATGTAGACCGACTGAAGCGTGCGGGCTATAATGCCTTTGACCTCTCAAAGGAGAAGGGTTCGCGTATGGAGAGCCGTAGCATGACTCAGCATGAGGCATTGAATAAGCCAGTGACTTATCTTGGCCGCTATGCAGAGAAGTATCGTGCCGAAGGTGACAGCACACTGACCAATGGTTTGCGTGGCGACTGGGGCTACCTTGAGGGTCGTTGGCAGGGCTTCATCGATAGTACCGGTGTGGATGTTGTGGTTGATATGGGGCAGATTACGGACATCCGTGACGTTCGTGTTGACTTTATGCACCTCTATGAGTCTGTTATCTATACGCCTGAAACTATCGAGTTGATGGTGTCAGACGATGGTAAGAACTTCAAGACCATTGACACTGTAAGCCCGGGTATTAAGGCATCAGAGGACTACCTCGTTTATCCTTACAAGTGGAAGGGAGATGTCAAAGGTCGTTATGTGCGTGTGAAGGCACTCTCTCGTGAGAAGGATGCATGGATCTTTACAGACGAAATTATTGTCAACGAGAAGTAA
- a CDS encoding GH92 family glycosyl hydrolase translates to MTTYHPSPNTQMNHKFLLVLLLSLSFLLLKAADKGGEEPVDLVNPFIGTSNFGTTNPGAVCPNGLMSVVPFNVMGSDLNKFDKDAHWWSTPYEYHNVFFTGYSHVNLSGVGCPEVGSLLLMPTTGKLNVDYKEYGSTYDKEVAHPGYYSNHLVKYNVKTEVTATPRSSVARFTFPKGESHILLNLGEGLTNETGAMVKKVSDTEYEGMKLQGTFCYNPQAVFPIYFVMRVSKKPTEAGYWKKQRPMTGVEAEWDVDNGKYKLYKTYHKELSGDDIGVWMNFDTEADEQVEVQMGVSFVSMANARENLEAEQRGKNFDAIHAEARKKWNDDLSRILVEGGSKTERTIFYTALYHTLIHPNILQDVNGQYPAMESNEIRTVKEGNRYTVFSLWDTYRNVHQLLTLVYPNRQRDMIRSMIGMYEEHGWMPKWELFSRETYTMEGDPAIPVIVDSWLKGLRGYDINKAYEAFRKSALTKGSENPLRPDNDEYMEKGYVALHEQFDNSVSHALEYYIADNALSRLATALGKKDDARLFHNRALSYRHYFSKEYGMLRPLMPDGTFYKPFDPKQGENFEPSPGFHEGNAWNYTFYVPHDVMGLAKLMGGQKNFVNKLQSVFDKGYYDPANEPDIAYPHLFSYFKGDEWRTQVQTRRLLKEYFKNAPEGIPGNDDTGTMSAWAIFNMIGFYPDCPGDPSYTLTSPVFDKVTIRLDKAQWGRDNLVIETVRPNDEAVIIKKMELGGKPLNRYRITNDELLKGGSLKFYLK, encoded by the coding sequence ATCACCACCTATCACCCATCACCCAACACCCAAATGAATCATAAATTCCTATTAGTACTACTCCTTTCCTTGTCTTTTCTTTTGCTGAAGGCGGCTGACAAGGGTGGGGAAGAGCCTGTCGACCTTGTCAATCCATTTATTGGAACATCTAATTTTGGTACAACTAATCCGGGAGCAGTATGCCCTAACGGATTGATGTCAGTTGTGCCATTCAACGTAATGGGTTCCGATTTGAACAAATTTGATAAGGATGCACACTGGTGGTCAACTCCTTACGAGTATCATAACGTCTTTTTCACGGGCTATTCTCATGTCAATCTGAGTGGTGTGGGCTGTCCAGAAGTAGGCTCATTGTTGCTTATGCCAACGACAGGAAAGTTGAACGTTGATTATAAGGAGTACGGTAGTACATACGACAAGGAGGTTGCTCATCCCGGTTATTATTCTAATCACTTGGTAAAGTATAATGTGAAGACAGAGGTAACAGCCACTCCTCGCAGTTCTGTTGCACGTTTCACATTCCCGAAAGGAGAAAGTCATATCTTGTTAAACCTCGGTGAGGGTTTGACAAATGAGACCGGTGCAATGGTGAAGAAGGTGAGCGACACAGAGTATGAGGGTATGAAACTGCAGGGTACATTCTGTTATAACCCACAGGCAGTATTCCCAATTTACTTCGTGATGCGTGTCAGCAAGAAACCAACAGAGGCTGGCTATTGGAAGAAGCAGCGCCCGATGACAGGCGTTGAGGCTGAGTGGGATGTTGACAATGGCAAGTATAAGCTCTATAAGACTTACCACAAGGAACTCTCAGGCGATGATATTGGTGTGTGGATGAACTTCGATACTGAGGCTGACGAGCAGGTGGAGGTACAGATGGGTGTGTCATTCGTAAGTATGGCAAACGCTCGTGAGAATCTTGAAGCTGAACAGCGTGGAAAGAACTTCGATGCTATTCACGCAGAGGCTCGTAAGAAGTGGAATGATGACCTGTCTCGCATCCTCGTTGAGGGAGGCTCAAAGACAGAGCGCACCATCTTCTATACCGCTCTTTATCATACACTTATCCATCCAAATATCTTGCAGGATGTCAACGGACAGTACCCTGCTATGGAGAGCAATGAGATTCGCACGGTGAAGGAAGGCAATCGTTATACAGTCTTCTCGCTCTGGGATACCTATCGCAATGTGCATCAGTTGCTTACGTTGGTTTATCCAAATCGTCAGCGTGATATGATTCGTTCGATGATTGGAATGTACGAGGAGCATGGCTGGATGCCAAAGTGGGAACTCTTTAGTCGTGAGACTTACACGATGGAAGGCGACCCAGCTATTCCCGTTATTGTTGACTCTTGGTTGAAAGGTCTGCGTGGTTACGATATTAACAAGGCTTACGAAGCCTTCCGCAAGTCGGCTCTGACAAAGGGAAGTGAGAACCCTTTGCGCCCAGATAACGACGAATATATGGAGAAGGGATATGTTGCCTTGCACGAACAGTTCGACAACTCTGTTTCTCACGCACTCGAATATTACATTGCTGACAATGCTCTTTCACGTTTGGCTACGGCCTTGGGTAAGAAAGACGATGCTCGTTTGTTCCACAATCGTGCTTTGAGTTATCGCCATTACTTCAGTAAGGAATATGGTATGTTGCGCCCATTAATGCCAGATGGTACCTTCTATAAGCCTTTCGATCCTAAACAAGGCGAGAACTTTGAACCATCTCCGGGCTTCCACGAAGGTAATGCTTGGAACTATACTTTCTACGTTCCGCATGATGTAATGGGGCTTGCAAAGCTCATGGGAGGACAGAAAAACTTTGTAAACAAGCTCCAGAGTGTGTTTGATAAGGGTTATTATGACCCAGCAAACGAGCCTGATATTGCTTACCCTCACCTCTTCTCTTATTTCAAGGGCGACGAGTGGCGTACACAGGTGCAGACCCGCAGACTCTTGAAGGAGTACTTCAAGAATGCACCAGAGGGAATCCCGGGCAATGACGACACTGGAACCATGTCGGCATGGGCAATCTTTAATATGATAGGATTCTATCCTGACTGTCCGGGCGACCCATCTTACACGCTCACCTCACCAGTCTTTGACAAGGTGACAATCCGTTTGGATAAGGCACAGTGGGGCAGAGATAACCTCGTGATTGAGACTGTTCGTCCAAATGATGAGGCTGTTATTATCAAGAAGATGGAGTTAGGTGGTAAGCCATTGAACCGCTATCGCATCACGAATGACGAGCTGTTGAAGGGTGGTTCATTGAAGTTCTATCTGAAATAA
- a CDS encoding glycoside hydrolase family 130 protein: MKSLKDILPWEERPEGCKDVMWRYSKNPIIDRYHIPTSNSIFNSAVVPFEDGFAGVFRCDNKAVQMNIFAGFSKDGINWEINHEPIKFEAGNTEMIESEYKYDPRVTWIEDRYWITWCNGYHGPTIGIAYTFDFKKFYQCENAFLPFNRNGVLFPEKINGKYAMLSRPSDNGHTPFGDIYISFSPDMKYWGEHRCVMKVTPFPESAWQCTKIGAGSVPFLTDEGWLLFYHGVITTCNGFRYSMGAAILDKDNPEKVLYRTRPYLLAPNAPYELQGDVPNVVFPCAALQDGERVAVYYGAADTVVGMAFGYIKDIVEFTKNNSIL; encoded by the coding sequence ATGAAAAGTTTAAAAGATATTCTGCCTTGGGAAGAACGTCCAGAAGGATGCAAGGATGTGATGTGGCGTTATTCAAAGAACCCAATCATTGATCGTTATCATATTCCAACATCAAACAGTATCTTCAATAGTGCTGTTGTTCCTTTTGAGGACGGCTTCGCTGGAGTATTCCGTTGTGACAACAAGGCGGTACAGATGAACATCTTTGCTGGTTTCAGTAAGGATGGTATCAACTGGGAAATCAATCACGAGCCTATCAAGTTTGAGGCTGGTAACACTGAAATGATAGAGTCAGAGTACAAGTATGACCCACGTGTTACATGGATTGAGGACCGTTATTGGATTACTTGGTGCAACGGTTATCACGGACCAACCATCGGTATTGCTTACACCTTCGACTTCAAGAAGTTCTATCAGTGTGAGAATGCTTTCCTTCCATTCAACCGTAATGGTGTGCTCTTCCCAGAGAAGATTAACGGAAAATATGCGATGTTGAGCCGTCCAAGCGACAATGGTCATACTCCTTTCGGTGACATCTACATCAGCTTCAGCCCAGATATGAAGTATTGGGGCGAGCATCGTTGTGTGATGAAGGTTACTCCTTTCCCAGAGAGTGCATGGCAGTGTACAAAGATTGGTGCTGGTTCAGTTCCTTTCTTGACAGACGAGGGTTGGTTGCTCTTCTATCATGGTGTAATCACTACTTGTAATGGTTTCCGTTATTCAATGGGTGCAGCTATCCTTGATAAGGACAATCCAGAGAAGGTACTCTATCGTACCCGTCCATATCTTCTTGCACCAAATGCACCTTACGAGTTGCAGGGTGACGTGCCAAACGTTGTCTTCCCATGTGCTGCTTTGCAGGATGGCGAGCGCGTAGCAGTTTACTATGGTGCAGCTGATACAGTCGTTGGTATGGCGTTTGGCTATATTAAGGACATCGTAGAGTTCACAAAGAACAATAGCATTTTATAA